In a genomic window of Venatoribacter cucullus:
- a CDS encoding sulfite exporter TauE/SafE family protein codes for MDYTQQIVLFLIAVIANWFSALAGGGAGLIQLPILIFLGLPFPLALATHKVATVALGVGATLRHLREKHLDLAVLLLIVGAGVPGVIAGVHFILDVPERQAEIALGLLTLALALYSAVKPQLGLVALPQHRHWRGYALGALVLLLIGFTNGALSAGSGLFVTLWLVYWFGFDYKTAVAQTLVAVGLGWNGSGAVAMSLAAPVQWSWIPALVLGSLLGGYLGAHSSILAGNNAIKRLFELVTLVVGLKLLWG; via the coding sequence ATGGATTATACCCAACAAATTGTACTTTTTCTGATTGCCGTGATCGCCAACTGGTTTTCGGCGCTGGCCGGCGGTGGGGCCGGGCTGATTCAGCTACCGATTCTGATTTTTCTTGGCCTGCCGTTTCCGCTGGCGCTGGCCACCCATAAAGTGGCCACGGTGGCGCTGGGCGTGGGCGCCACGTTAAGACACCTGCGGGAAAAACATCTGGATCTGGCGGTGTTGTTGCTGATTGTCGGTGCCGGTGTGCCTGGGGTGATTGCCGGTGTGCATTTTATTCTCGATGTGCCGGAACGGCAGGCAGAAATTGCGCTGGGTTTACTGACGCTGGCACTGGCGCTGTATTCCGCCGTGAAGCCGCAGCTGGGGCTGGTGGCGTTACCGCAACACCGACATTGGCGTGGCTATGCTCTGGGCGCGCTGGTGCTGTTGCTGATTGGCTTTACCAATGGCGCGCTGTCCGCCGGCAGTGGCTTGTTTGTTACCTTATGGCTGGTGTACTGGTTTGGCTTTGATTACAAAACCGCCGTGGCGCAAACCCTGGTGGCGGTGGGCTTAGGCTGGAACGGCAGTGGCGCCGTGGCCATGAGTCTGGCCGCTCCGGTGCAGTGGAGCTGGATTCCGGCGCTGGTGCTGGGTTCGTTGCTGGGCGGCTATTTAGGCGCCCACAGTTCCATTCTGGCCGGTAACAACGCCATTAAGCGGCTGTTCGAGCTGGTGACCCTGGTGGTCGGCCTGAAATTGCTGTGGGGCTGA
- a CDS encoding riboflavin synthase subunit alpha codes for MFTGIVQTKLPVTRVERQTDFATLILTFPPALLEGLQIGASVAINGTCLTVRTINAAEVSFDAIAQTLKVTNLGNLQAGTVVNIERAARFGDEIGGHVLSGHIMDQVTVLDVQDSAHNRVVWMQRPAHLAAFLLDKGYVALNGCSLTIAEVQDDRFAVYLIPETRDVTTFGEVQPGDRINLEVDAQTQAVVETVRRLLADPQLLAQLRG; via the coding sequence ATGTTTACCGGTATTGTGCAAACCAAACTGCCCGTAACCCGGGTCGAACGACAGACCGATTTTGCTACTTTAATTCTGACCTTTCCGCCGGCGTTGCTGGAAGGTTTACAGATCGGTGCGTCGGTGGCGATTAACGGTACCTGCTTAACGGTGCGCACGATTAATGCTGCTGAAGTCAGCTTTGATGCCATTGCGCAAACCCTGAAGGTCACCAATCTGGGCAACCTGCAGGCTGGTACAGTGGTGAATATTGAACGGGCGGCGCGTTTCGGCGATGAGATCGGCGGCCATGTGTTGTCGGGCCATATTATGGATCAGGTGACCGTGCTGGACGTGCAGGACAGCGCCCATAACCGGGTGGTCTGGATGCAGCGACCGGCGCATCTGGCGGCGTTTTTGCTGGATAAAGGCTATGTGGCTTTAAACGGCTGCAGCCTGACCATTGCCGAGGTACAGGATGACCGCTTTGCGGTGTATCTGATACCGGAAACCCGGGACGTGACCACCTTTGGTGAGGTACAGCCCGGCGATCGTATTAATCTGGAAGTGGACGCGCAGACACAGGCGGTGGTGGAGACCGTGCGGCGGTTACTGGCTGACCCGCAACTGCTGGCGCAGTTGCGCGGTTAA
- a CDS encoding patatin-like phospholipase family protein — protein MTIKKTGLILSGGGARAAYQVGVLKAINKILPKGHYNPFDIISGTSAGAINGVALASYADNYRIGIKHLERIWMNFSCDHVYRTDFWGVSRSLAKLTRSLIIGRGYKNDPVSLLDNSPLRGLLNDVIKFDGIQNAIDAGALHAVAVNCSGLESGESVSFFQGHYSINNWDRRRRVGLRSRITLDHLLASSAIPMIFPAVKIHREYFADGAVRQLAPLSPALHLGAEKILVIGVSGLAHKRKERPTSPGYPSPAKVMGHMLNAAFLDSMETDVERLSRINRTVEKIPESVRKKEGMELKQIELLEINPSVSIDELAGQHADEIPWALKLALGGSGNASRNGSGILSYLLFSQGFCRALIDLGYNDAMSRCDEISAFFSDHIPAGNPPCQASQDDEMQTA, from the coding sequence ATGACGATAAAAAAAACCGGGCTGATTCTGTCCGGCGGCGGGGCCCGGGCGGCCTATCAGGTAGGCGTTCTCAAAGCCATTAATAAAATTCTGCCCAAGGGGCATTACAACCCCTTCGATATTATTTCCGGCACTTCCGCCGGCGCTATTAATGGCGTGGCACTGGCCAGCTATGCCGACAATTACCGCATTGGTATCAAGCACCTGGAACGCATCTGGATGAATTTCAGCTGCGACCATGTCTACCGCACCGATTTCTGGGGCGTATCCCGTTCACTGGCCAAACTGACCCGCAGCCTGATTATTGGCCGGGGTTACAAGAACGATCCGGTCTCGCTGCTGGATAACAGCCCGCTGCGCGGACTGCTGAACGACGTCATTAAATTTGATGGTATCCAGAACGCCATTGACGCCGGCGCCCTGCATGCCGTAGCGGTAAACTGCTCCGGGCTGGAAAGCGGCGAATCGGTCAGTTTTTTTCAGGGTCATTACAGCATCAATAACTGGGACCGCCGCCGCCGCGTCGGTTTGCGCAGCCGCATTACCCTGGACCACCTGCTCGCCTCCTCGGCCATTCCGATGATTTTCCCAGCGGTCAAAATTCACCGCGAATACTTTGCCGATGGCGCCGTACGCCAGCTGGCCCCCTTAAGCCCGGCGCTGCATCTGGGCGCCGAAAAAATTCTGGTGATCGGCGTCAGTGGTCTGGCACACAAACGCAAAGAACGCCCCACCAGCCCCGGCTATCCGTCACCCGCCAAAGTGATGGGCCATATGCTGAATGCCGCCTTCCTCGACAGCATGGAAACCGATGTGGAGCGCCTCAGCCGTATTAACCGCACGGTTGAAAAAATTCCCGAATCGGTGCGTAAAAAAGAAGGGATGGAACTGAAACAGATCGAGTTGCTGGAAATTAACCCCAGCGTTTCCATTGATGAACTGGCCGGCCAGCACGCCGACGAAATTCCCTGGGCACTGAAACTGGCTCTGGGCGGCAGTGGTAACGCCAGCCGCAACGGCAGCGGTATTTTAAGTTATCTGTTGTTTTCTCAAGGTTTCTGCCGCGCCCTGATTGATCTGGGTTACAACGATGCCATGAGCCGCTGCGATGAAATCAGCGCCTTTTTCTCTGACCATATTCCGGCCGGCAACCCGCCTTGCCAGGCCAGCCAGGATGATGAGATGCAAACCGCCTGA
- a CDS encoding glutaredoxin family protein: protein MKYALHYYDTCPFCQRVLAVLPDLKVPVEKRNVMQNRDWAKQQAQATGRTTVPCLLITDDNGKETWLYESADIIRYLKSR, encoded by the coding sequence ATGAAATACGCTCTGCATTACTACGACACCTGCCCATTCTGTCAGCGCGTGCTGGCCGTTTTACCCGACCTGAAGGTGCCGGTAGAAAAACGCAATGTGATGCAGAACCGTGACTGGGCCAAACAACAGGCGCAGGCCACCGGCCGTACCACCGTGCCCTGCCTGCTGATTACCGACGACAACGGCAAAGAAACCTGGCTGTATGAATCGGCCGATATTATCCGTTATCTGAAAAGCCGGTAA